The Martelella sp. AD-3 genome includes a region encoding these proteins:
- a CDS encoding GNAT family N-acetyltransferase: MDIRLLDGAEAEAAIPGLCALLADSIEDNASMGFMAPYDAGAVDAFWRQVAAGVAAGSVILAIAEEDGVLVGTVQAGLAQKPNQLHRGDVMKLIVLRACRGRGIARRLMEALEAECRKRDRWLLVLDTATGSAAEAIYPRLGWNRVGVVPDYALYPEGGYCDTTFFYKRLQG; encoded by the coding sequence ATGGACATCAGACTTTTGGACGGTGCGGAGGCGGAAGCCGCCATTCCCGGACTTTGCGCGTTGCTGGCCGACAGTATCGAGGACAATGCCTCCATGGGCTTCATGGCGCCCTATGATGCGGGCGCGGTCGACGCGTTCTGGCGGCAAGTTGCCGCCGGCGTTGCGGCCGGATCGGTCATTCTCGCCATTGCCGAGGAAGACGGTGTGCTCGTCGGCACGGTGCAGGCGGGGCTGGCGCAAAAGCCGAACCAGCTTCATCGCGGCGATGTGATGAAGCTCATCGTGCTGCGGGCATGCCGTGGACGGGGCATTGCGCGCCGCCTTATGGAGGCGCTGGAGGCCGAATGCCGCAAGCGGGACCGCTGGCTTCTGGTGCTCGACACCGCCACCGGCAGCGCGGCGGAGGCGATCTATCCGCGCCTCGGCTGGAACCGCGTCGGCGTGGTGCCGGACTATGCGCTTTATCCCGAAGGCGGCTATTGCGACACGACCTTCTTCTACAAACGCCTTCAGGGCTGA
- a CDS encoding helix-turn-helix transcriptional regulator translates to MKRLRAERGWSQARLGEELNISRQSVIAIEAGRYDPSLPLAFRIAGVFGLPIEAVFFPEEDDAQP, encoded by the coding sequence GTGAAGCGCCTTAGGGCCGAGCGCGGCTGGTCACAGGCAAGGCTCGGCGAAGAACTGAACATTTCCCGCCAGAGCGTGATTGCGATCGAGGCGGGGCGCTATGACCCGTCACTGCCGCTGGCCTTCAGGATCGCGGGCGTCTTCGGATTGCCGATCGAAGCCGTATTCTTTCCCGAAGAGGACGATGCTCAGCCCTGA